In the genome of Tautonia rosea, the window CGTGCGACGGTGGGCCGCTTGAGCCTTCAGGGTCGATAACACCCGCGGTCAGTCCCGTCATCCGACTTCGGCAGGAGCCGAGTGAGGTGCGGGCCCGTCTCCGCGGCAAGGCGTCGTGGCCGCCCGCGATGACCGACCGAACCGATCGCCCGGGTGGGTCGGATCTCGGATCGGATTGATCGGGGACGAGCCAGGATCGGACCGGTCCGGATTTCCGGACCTCCGACCAGGGAGGGAAACAGGAAGTGAACATCGTCACGACACGCTTCGGGCCGATCCAGGTTCGGGAATTGGACGTCGTCCAGATTCCCGAGGGACTGGTCGGCTTCCGAGGCACCACGCAGTTTGTGCTCTGGCCCGATTCGGAGGTGGATGGGCTGGTCTGGCTCCAGTCCACCGCCGACCCGGACCTGGCCTTTGCGATGGTGATGCCGCAGGTGGCCGTCGCGGATTACCGGGTCGAGCTTCGTCCCGGCGATCGAACAGCCCTGGAATTGGATGAAGCGGGCGAACCGCTCGTCTA includes:
- the fliW gene encoding flagellar assembly protein FliW translates to MNIVTTRFGPIQVRELDVVQIPEGLVGFRGTTQFVLWPDSEVDGLVWLQSTADPDLAFAMVMPQVAVADYRVELRPGDRTALELDEAGEPLVYVILNHGELGLTVNLQGPLVFNLARRLGRQLVLTSSRYAVRFPLGEPEDSPTLLPGPTALRATA